Proteins from a single region of Flavobacterium sp. K5-23:
- a CDS encoding NAD(P)H-dependent oxidoreductase, with protein MSNFIKDANWRYATKKFDTTKKIATDDLNTLKEAVRLSASSYGLQLYKVLIIENPVLRAQLLPAAYGQTQITEASHLFVFANQTNVGNTEIDAYLKNASEIRELPIEALAGYGDFMKGTINPMPEDAKNIWTSKQTYLALGNLLNAAAELNIDSTPMEGFNASQFNEILGLEKLNLNAVVIAPVGYRHEEDATQHYKKVRKSNTELFITL; from the coding sequence ATGAGCAATTTTATAAAAGATGCCAACTGGCGTTATGCAACAAAAAAATTTGATACAACAAAAAAAATAGCAACAGACGATTTAAATACATTGAAAGAAGCGGTTCGCTTAAGTGCTTCTTCTTACGGATTACAACTTTACAAAGTACTAATTATTGAAAATCCAGTATTAAGGGCACAATTATTGCCTGCTGCATACGGACAAACACAAATTACGGAAGCTTCACATTTATTTGTGTTTGCAAATCAAACGAATGTTGGAAATACCGAAATTGATGCCTATTTGAAAAATGCAAGCGAAATAAGAGAACTTCCTATTGAAGCATTGGCAGGTTATGGAGACTTTATGAAAGGAACCATTAATCCAATGCCAGAAGATGCTAAAAACATTTGGACATCTAAACAAACCTATTTAGCTTTAGGTAATTTATTGAACGCAGCGGCTGAATTAAATATTGATTCAACTCCAATGGAAGGCTTTAATGCTTCACAATTCAATGAAATTTTAGGGTTGGAAAAACTAAACCTAAATGCAGTTGTAATAGCTCCAGTAGGATACCGCCACGAAGAAGACGCTACTCAACATTACAAAAAAGTTAGAAAATCAAATACCGAATTATTTATTACACTATAA
- a CDS encoding MarR family winged helix-turn-helix transcriptional regulator, producing MKIEDEIKSTIPLDISKKVILNLLFTQNVIKEKFNEIRTPYDLSGEQYNVLRILRGQKGKPANMCVIQERMVAKSSNTTRLIDKLLIKELVTRKVCPENRRKIEVLITDKGLKMLDDLDPITDELEKTIADNLNSEELEQLNQLLEKLRTFN from the coding sequence ATGAAAATTGAAGACGAAATTAAAAGTACAATACCATTGGATATTTCTAAAAAAGTAATCTTGAATTTATTGTTTACCCAAAACGTAATTAAAGAAAAATTTAATGAAATTAGAACTCCTTATGATTTATCAGGAGAACAATATAATGTATTGAGAATACTTAGAGGTCAAAAAGGAAAACCCGCAAATATGTGTGTCATTCAGGAACGTATGGTGGCAAAAAGCAGTAATACAACTCGTCTTATCGATAAATTACTAATAAAAGAATTGGTCACCCGAAAAGTATGCCCTGAAAATAGAAGAAAAATTGAAGTATTAATAACCGATAAAGGTTTGAAAATGCTAGATGATTTGGACCCAATAACAGATGAATTAGAAAAAACAATAGCCGATAATTTAAATTCGGAAGAGCTGGAACAACTGAACCAATTATTAGAAAAATTAAGAACATTTAATTAA
- a CDS encoding PAS domain S-box protein has translation MSMKEEKPTYNDLLYKIKEQELELSQLKDSNSSSPNFDFYFKESLDLVCLAGSDGFYKEINPAFERIFGFTKEEILNNPIISFVYPEDFDKSTKELEKLSKGITSRNFENRIVKKNGELVVIQWTTNVSQNNEHIYAIGRDITEIRNSEKELIKSEKLLKNAQKIAKTGTWEYDLKTRKMIWSDELYSIYEVEKKQKQNLYKEYVNRFSNKNVTLFQNKIDALVLNKKSFEISLPVEFPNNRMKWVNAVVNPVINKQGEVYGLRGNTQDITLKKNLEEVNKAKEILETANKLALVEEESNAKFKTYIENAPDGIFIADKNGNFIEVNHALSIISGYSKEELLTFSMMDLTYKESIDDLGVCFNRVKKAGASNGRFKTVHKSGEIRWSAVDSVKLSETRFMGFVKDITEIKKSSELLTNTFERITDAFFAVDNNWCFTYVNKKAAEVFQRDPADLIGESYMELCPVKTNETFYTACFKAKENQEYVYLENFYEFDKAWFENHIYPSLDGLSVFFSDITEKKITEDIIEQNEKRFRALVENNEGIITVVDEDLKVLFRSSSSARVTGYSDKEFDEIHEEDYFHPDYLEYIKEVVQKANENSGEPIAVLFQVKHKRGHYIWLEGVLNNMLDDTNVNGIVCNLRDVTDRVKATELQKNTFERITDAFVALDNDWCYTYMNKKAAEILNRDPAEMIGKHIWTEFPDAIDGAFYNACLKSYETQEYIHFEDFHESNERWVENHIYPSRDGMSNFFRDITEDKNAEIVLQQNEKRFQALVENNESIISLIDENKKSIFRSSSSERVTGWTDKEFDEIPENEFFHPDCNEYIQELKHQIFTNPGIPIAALFKVKHKKGHYIWLEGILKNMFHDNALQGIVANLRDVTDRIVANATLDKERDIFAKIAATSPGLIYSMRQNTDGSFCYPYASDAIEDIYGFSFKEIKNDASIIFELIHPQDYDFVVESINRTKTELVPLKCEHRYLHPTKGLVWHEVNSLPVLEPEGTVICHGIITDITERIEAKQKLIKANRLYLFISQINQMIVHVTDEKELFKQACTIAVEIGKFKMVWIGLIDFNNNTVIPVEASGEAGKYLLNIRNISIDDIEEGRGPVGTSIRNKKYCISNDIENDLNMKPWKEAALSNGLSSLMSIPILKFGNVIGAFVFYSEFKNYFDADEIDLLEEAAGDVSFALEVFEKEKLRKIAEAEVFESEKRYHTLTEVSPVGIFRTDAEGYTTYVNPRWCEISGLSFDEALGYGWLNAVHIDDKVKIIKEWEEATTQHASSVKEYRYCKSDGTISWVMGNSVPERNVNNEVIGYIGTITDITERKRDEEKLKEANERFEIISRATNDAIFELDFKNNISWHNKVYKDHLNSYNENLTVDENKLLWRSKLHPDDKERVIKSINECYASTSNTWSGEFRFEKADGSYGCFYERAIIIRDEEGKPERFVGSMLDITSLKESEAKLLKSETRYRSLTEISPVGIFRTDADGQTTYVNNRFCEISGLTFEESLGKGWLNAVHPVDKERIQNEFDDELSTGKGINLSEYRLVRSDGSYSWVLDQAVPELDANNNLVGYIGTVTDITDRINSEQEIKLANERFNMISIATNEAIIEVDLINNKYWQNKVFADLIDLDKIDSAEEKTKAWRSKIHPDDFERVTTAIDAAYAGTESKWEGEFRYQYADGSYGDFYDRVIIIRDDLGKPIRLIGSMIDVTELKRAEENYKKANKKLEGILNAIPDLLFEVGINGHIYNYHSHHDDLLLMPSSKFIGKKFSDILPPDVAKICLIAIEEASVSGFSNGVQYSLELPEGIKWFELSIAKMVENDENETHYICLSRDITKSKLGDDVIFKSEARYRGLLNNLDTGIIIQNLDGSMINSNPKASEILEVSRNFIKRSSNVFNEIKFLKEDGSVLDFEERPKYRILQDLQPIRNLILGLENSKNKDIKWLLFNAFPFFNSNGEIAEVISSFIDITDRKLLEDNMLIAKEEAESANKAKTNFLANMSHEIRTPLNGIIGFTHLLMNTKLNNNQLEYMTTINESATSLMDIVNDVLDFSKIEAGKLELNVEKIDLYELINQIIDLFKFQAVDKKIDLTLTIDEKVPQFIYADSIKLKQVLVNLLSNSLKFTDFGEICLQISETAVLDNDIFQLKFSVKDTGKGIKRINNKKIFSSFEQEDNSTNRKFGGTGLGLAISNRLLALMDSKLQLNSVYGEGSDFYFEIKVQKAKVKMIIDTDFLNNSNTDQLEADINSDIKKILIVEDNKINMLLAKTLVKKIVPNCVITTAIDGVEAVDKFKSDKFDVILMDVQMPNKNGYEATSEIRALEQDGRIPVIAVTAGILTGEKEKCFEAGMDDYLPKPIIFTDLENTLLKWLNK, from the coding sequence ATGAGTATGAAAGAAGAAAAACCAACATATAATGATTTACTCTATAAAATAAAAGAACAAGAGTTAGAGCTAAGTCAATTAAAAGACTCCAATTCATCATCACCTAATTTTGATTTTTACTTCAAAGAGTCATTAGATTTAGTATGTCTTGCTGGTTCTGATGGTTTTTATAAGGAAATAAACCCAGCTTTTGAGAGAATTTTTGGTTTTACTAAAGAGGAAATTTTAAACAATCCTATAATTTCATTCGTTTATCCAGAAGATTTTGATAAATCTACTAAAGAATTAGAAAAGTTATCAAAAGGAATTACTTCCAGAAATTTCGAAAATAGAATTGTTAAAAAAAATGGAGAACTTGTAGTTATTCAATGGACTACGAATGTTAGCCAAAATAATGAACATATTTACGCAATAGGTAGAGACATTACTGAAATTCGAAATTCTGAAAAAGAATTAATAAAAAGCGAAAAACTTTTAAAAAACGCCCAAAAAATAGCTAAAACAGGTACTTGGGAATACGATTTAAAGACTAGAAAGATGATTTGGTCTGATGAATTGTATTCTATTTATGAAGTAGAGAAAAAACAAAAACAAAATTTATATAAAGAATATGTTAATAGATTTTCAAATAAAAACGTTACTCTTTTTCAAAATAAAATCGATGCATTAGTTCTTAATAAAAAATCTTTTGAAATAAGTTTACCAGTTGAATTTCCTAATAATAGAATGAAATGGGTCAATGCTGTTGTTAATCCGGTGATTAATAAACAAGGGGAGGTTTATGGATTAAGAGGGAATACTCAAGATATTACTTTAAAAAAGAATCTGGAAGAAGTAAACAAAGCCAAAGAAATTCTTGAAACTGCCAATAAACTAGCTTTAGTTGAAGAAGAAAGCAATGCTAAATTTAAAACATATATTGAAAATGCACCAGACGGAATATTTATTGCTGATAAAAACGGAAACTTTATTGAAGTAAATCATGCTCTATCTATAATTTCGGGCTATTCTAAAGAAGAACTTTTGACCTTTTCCATGATGGATTTAACATACAAAGAATCAATCGATGATTTGGGCGTTTGTTTTAATAGGGTAAAAAAAGCTGGAGCATCAAATGGAAGATTTAAAACAGTTCATAAATCCGGAGAAATTAGATGGAGTGCTGTGGATTCAGTAAAACTTTCTGAAACCCGATTTATGGGTTTTGTTAAAGACATTACAGAAATAAAAAAATCATCTGAATTACTTACTAATACTTTTGAACGCATAACCGATGCGTTTTTTGCGGTGGATAACAACTGGTGTTTTACCTATGTCAATAAAAAAGCGGCTGAAGTTTTTCAAAGAGACCCAGCTGATTTGATTGGTGAAAGCTATATGGAACTTTGCCCAGTAAAAACTAATGAGACTTTTTATACTGCTTGTTTTAAAGCAAAAGAAAATCAAGAATATGTTTATTTAGAAAATTTTTATGAATTTGATAAGGCTTGGTTTGAAAATCATATTTATCCATCATTAGATGGTCTGTCAGTTTTTTTTAGTGATATCACGGAAAAGAAAATTACAGAGGATATAATTGAACAAAATGAAAAACGTTTTCGTGCTTTGGTTGAAAATAACGAAGGTATTATCACAGTGGTTGATGAGGATTTAAAAGTTTTATTTCGCAGTTCTTCATCAGCTCGTGTTACGGGATATTCTGATAAAGAGTTTGATGAAATTCATGAGGAAGACTATTTTCACCCTGATTATTTAGAATATATTAAGGAGGTGGTTCAGAAAGCTAATGAAAACTCTGGTGAACCAATTGCTGTTTTATTTCAGGTGAAACACAAAAGAGGGCACTATATATGGCTTGAAGGGGTGCTGAATAATATGTTAGATGATACCAATGTTAATGGGATAGTCTGTAATTTAAGAGATGTAACTGATAGGGTAAAAGCAACAGAATTACAAAAAAATACTTTTGAACGCATCACTGATGCTTTTGTCGCGTTAGATAATGACTGGTGTTATACCTATATGAATAAAAAAGCAGCTGAAATTCTTAATAGAGATCCAGCTGAAATGATTGGTAAGCATATTTGGACTGAATTTCCAGACGCTATAGATGGAGCTTTTTATAATGCTTGCTTAAAATCATATGAAACTCAAGAGTACATTCATTTTGAAGATTTCCACGAGTCTAATGAACGATGGGTTGAGAATCATATTTATCCATCTAGAGATGGAATGTCAAATTTTTTTAGAGATATCACTGAAGATAAAAATGCAGAAATAGTATTGCAACAAAACGAAAAGCGTTTTCAAGCCTTGGTAGAAAATAACGAAAGTATCATTTCCTTAATTGATGAGAACAAGAAAAGCATCTTTCGTAGCTCATCGTCTGAACGGGTAACTGGATGGACTGACAAGGAATTTGATGAAATTCCCGAAAACGAATTTTTCCATCCGGATTGTAATGAATACATACAAGAATTAAAACATCAAATTTTTACAAATCCAGGTATTCCTATAGCTGCTTTATTTAAAGTGAAACACAAAAAAGGGCATTATATATGGTTAGAAGGAATTTTAAAGAATATGTTTCATGATAATGCCTTACAAGGGATTGTTGCTAATTTAAGAGATGTAACCGATAGGATTGTAGCCAATGCTACTTTAGACAAGGAAAGAGATATTTTTGCAAAAATTGCCGCTACTTCTCCAGGATTAATTTATTCTATGCGTCAAAATACTGATGGTTCTTTTTGCTATCCTTACGCTAGTGATGCTATTGAAGATATTTATGGCTTTAGTTTCAAAGAAATTAAAAATGATGCAAGTATCATTTTTGAATTAATTCATCCCCAGGATTATGATTTTGTAGTAGAAAGTATTAATAGGACTAAAACTGAATTAGTACCTCTTAAATGTGAACATCGCTACCTACATCCTACAAAAGGATTAGTGTGGCACGAAGTAAATTCTTTGCCTGTATTGGAGCCTGAAGGCACGGTAATATGCCATGGAATCATCACGGATATTACGGAAAGAATAGAAGCCAAACAAAAATTAATCAAGGCTAATCGTCTATATTTATTTATCAGTCAGATAAACCAAATGATTGTCCATGTCACTGACGAGAAAGAATTGTTTAAGCAAGCTTGTACAATTGCAGTAGAAATTGGTAAGTTTAAAATGGTTTGGATAGGTTTAATTGACTTTAATAATAATACAGTTATTCCAGTAGAAGCTTCAGGTGAAGCTGGAAAATACCTTTTAAACATTAGGAATATTTCAATAGATGATATTGAAGAAGGTAGAGGACCAGTAGGGACTTCTATTCGAAATAAAAAATATTGTATTTCAAATGATATTGAAAACGATTTAAATATGAAGCCTTGGAAAGAGGCGGCCTTAAGTAATGGACTATCCTCATTAATGTCAATTCCTATCCTGAAATTTGGAAATGTAATTGGAGCTTTTGTGTTTTATTCTGAATTTAAAAACTATTTTGATGCTGATGAAATTGATTTATTAGAAGAAGCTGCTGGTGATGTAAGTTTTGCTTTGGAAGTATTCGAGAAAGAAAAATTAAGAAAAATTGCTGAGGCTGAGGTTTTCGAGAGTGAAAAAAGATACCATACTTTAACTGAAGTTTCACCAGTTGGTATATTTAGAACTGATGCCGAAGGGTACACTACTTATGTAAATCCTCGTTGGTGTGAAATTTCAGGCTTGTCATTTGATGAAGCTCTAGGATACGGCTGGTTAAACGCTGTACATATTGATGATAAGGTAAAAATTATTAAAGAATGGGAAGAAGCCACAACTCAGCACGCATCATCTGTTAAAGAATATCGTTATTGTAAATCTGATGGTACAATTTCGTGGGTAATGGGAAATTCAGTACCTGAAAGGAATGTCAACAATGAAGTTATAGGCTATATAGGCACTATAACTGATATTACAGAGCGAAAACGGGATGAAGAAAAATTAAAAGAAGCGAATGAAAGATTTGAAATAATTTCACGAGCGACAAATGATGCTATTTTTGAATTGGATTTTAAAAATAATATAAGTTGGCATAACAAAGTATATAAAGATCATTTAAATTCATACAACGAGAATCTGACTGTCGACGAAAATAAACTGTTATGGAGATCTAAGCTCCATCCAGATGATAAAGAAAGAGTCATAAAAAGCATTAATGAATGTTATGCTTCGACTTCAAATACATGGTCAGGAGAGTTTCGTTTTGAAAAGGCGGATGGCAGTTATGGTTGTTTTTATGAACGCGCCATTATTATAAGAGATGAAGAAGGTAAACCTGAACGATTTGTTGGTTCTATGCTAGATATTACAAGTCTCAAAGAATCAGAGGCTAAATTACTTAAAAGCGAAACAAGATATCGCTCTTTAACTGAAATTTCACCTGTGGGGATATTTAGAACTGATGCAGATGGACAGACAACTTATGTAAATAATCGCTTCTGTGAAATTTCAGGGTTGACTTTTGAAGAATCACTGGGCAAGGGATGGTTAAACGCAGTTCATCCCGTTGACAAGGAAAGAATACAAAATGAATTTGATGATGAATTATCAACTGGAAAAGGTATAAATTTATCTGAATACCGTTTAGTGCGTTCTGATGGATCATATTCCTGGGTGCTAGATCAAGCAGTTCCTGAATTGGATGCTAATAATAATCTAGTGGGGTATATAGGAACAGTAACTGACATTACAGATCGTATAAATTCAGAACAAGAAATCAAATTGGCAAACGAAAGATTTAATATGATTTCGATTGCTACAAACGAAGCTATAATTGAAGTTGATTTAATAAATAATAAGTATTGGCAAAATAAAGTGTTTGCAGATCTAATAGATTTAGACAAGATTGATTCTGCTGAAGAAAAAACAAAAGCTTGGCGATCTAAAATACATCCTGATGATTTTGAACGAGTGACCACTGCTATTGATGCTGCTTATGCGGGAACTGAATCAAAGTGGGAAGGTGAGTTTCGATATCAGTATGCGGATGGAAGTTATGGTGATTTTTATGACCGTGTTATTATAATTAGAGATGATCTAGGTAAACCAATACGTTTAATTGGTTCGATGATAGATGTTACTGAACTTAAAAGAGCTGAGGAAAATTATAAAAAGGCCAATAAAAAACTGGAGGGAATATTAAATGCTATCCCAGATTTGCTTTTTGAGGTGGGTATAAACGGGCATATTTATAATTATCATTCGCATCATGATGACTTATTATTGATGCCTTCCAGCAAATTTATAGGAAAAAAATTCTCGGATATTTTACCGCCAGATGTTGCAAAAATTTGTTTAATTGCAATTGAAGAAGCTTCTGTGTCCGGTTTTTCTAATGGGGTACAGTATTCTTTAGAATTACCTGAAGGCATCAAATGGTTTGAACTTTCGATTGCAAAGATGGTTGAAAACGACGAAAATGAAACCCATTATATTTGTCTTTCTAGAGATATCACTAAATCTAAGTTAGGGGATGATGTAATTTTTAAAAGTGAAGCAAGATATCGTGGGTTATTGAATAATTTAGACACTGGAATTATTATTCAAAATCTTGATGGTTCAATGATAAATTCTAATCCAAAAGCATCAGAAATACTTGAAGTATCTAGAAATTTCATCAAAAGGAGCAGTAATGTTTTTAATGAAATTAAATTTTTAAAAGAAGATGGATCTGTATTGGATTTTGAAGAACGCCCTAAATATAGAATACTGCAAGATTTACAACCCATAAGAAATTTAATTTTAGGGTTAGAAAATAGTAAAAACAAAGATATTAAGTGGTTATTATTTAATGCGTTCCCTTTTTTTAATAGTAATGGTGAAATAGCTGAAGTGATAAGTAGTTTTATAGATATTACTGATCGTAAATTGCTTGAAGATAATATGCTTATTGCAAAAGAAGAGGCAGAATCAGCTAATAAAGCAAAAACAAATTTCCTTGCTAATATGAGTCATGAAATTAGAACTCCGTTAAACGGAATAATCGGTTTCACTCATTTATTGATGAACACAAAACTTAATAACAATCAGTTAGAATACATGACAACTATAAACGAATCAGCCACTTCATTAATGGATATTGTCAACGATGTTTTGGATTTTTCTAAAATTGAAGCAGGAAAATTAGAATTAAATGTTGAAAAAATAGATTTATATGAACTTATTAATCAAATTATTGATTTGTTTAAATTTCAAGCGGTTGATAAAAAAATAGATTTAACACTTACCATAGATGAAAAAGTACCCCAGTTCATATATGCTGATTCTATTAAATTAAAACAAGTTTTAGTAAACCTTTTAAGTAACTCATTGAAATTTACTGATTTTGGCGAAATTTGTTTACAAATCTCGGAAACAGCAGTGTTAGATAATGACATTTTTCAATTGAAATTTTCTGTGAAAGATACCGGTAAAGGGATAAAACGTATCAATAACAAAAAAATATTTAGCTCATTCGAACAAGAAGACAATTCTACAAATAGAAAGTTTGGTGGTACAGGTTTAGGCTTGGCAATTTCAAATAGATTATTGGCTTTAATGGATAGTAAACTGCAACTTAATAGTGTATATGGTGAAGGAAGTGATTTTTATTTTGAAATAAAGGTCCAAAAAGCAAAAGTTAAAATGATTATAGATACAGATTTTTTAAATAACAGCAATACAGACCAATTAGAAGCCGATATTAATTCCGATATTAAAAAAATTCTTATTGTGGAGGATAATAAAATTAATATGCTTTTAGCAAAAACACTTGTCAAAAAAATTGTTCCAAATTGTGTAATAACAACTGCGATTGATGGTGTTGAAGCTGTTGATAAATTTAAGTCTGATAAGTTTGATGTTATTTTAATGGATGTCCAAATGCCTAATAAAAATGGATATGAAGCCACAAGTGAGATAAGAGCATTAGAACAAGATGGCAGAATTCCTGTAATTGCAGTTACAGCCGGTATATTAACCGGAGAAAAAGAAAAATGTTTTGAAGCTGGGATGGACGATTATTTGCCAAAGCCTATCATATTTACCGACTTAGAAAACACTTTACTCAAATGGTTGAATAAATAA
- a CDS encoding ABC transporter permease: MRTILFIIQKEFRQIFRNKAMLPIIFVLPLIQLLILSNAASFEVKNIQFSYIDNDHSNASRELISKFSSSNYFNEPISFTSKKEANLQMQKGSIDVILEIPVHFERNFLKEKKTNLSLSINAIDGAAAGVTNVYVSQIINNFNQNIQTKLFQYNESNSTPIQNILTIPSFWYNNTLNYKTFMVPGILVLLVTMLSLFLSSMNIVREKEMGTLEQINVTPIKKHQFIIGKLFPFWVLGLVILTVGLIIAKLVFSVPMLGNLGLVYLFTSVYLLVILGIGLFISNHTETQQQAMFIAWFFTVIFILMSGLFTPIESMPDWAQKITLFNPIKYFVEIIRMVLLKGATFSDIARPFTIIGFYAIVINGVAVWSYKKVN, encoded by the coding sequence ATGAGAACAATACTATTTATCATCCAAAAGGAATTCAGGCAAATCTTTAGAAATAAGGCTATGCTCCCTATTATATTTGTTTTACCCTTAATCCAATTATTGATTTTATCTAATGCGGCTAGCTTTGAAGTTAAAAACATTCAATTTTCGTATATCGATAACGATCATTCAAATGCTTCGAGAGAATTAATCAGTAAATTTAGTTCTTCAAATTATTTCAATGAACCCATAAGTTTCACTTCAAAAAAAGAAGCCAATCTACAAATGCAAAAAGGGAGTATTGATGTGATTCTGGAAATTCCAGTCCATTTTGAACGAAACTTTTTGAAAGAGAAAAAAACAAATCTTTCTTTGAGTATAAATGCAATAGACGGAGCTGCCGCTGGAGTTACAAATGTGTATGTCTCACAGATTATAAATAATTTCAACCAGAATATTCAAACGAAGTTATTTCAATATAATGAGAGTAATAGCACCCCAATTCAAAACATATTGACCATTCCTTCTTTTTGGTACAACAATACATTGAATTACAAAACCTTTATGGTTCCTGGAATATTAGTCTTACTTGTGACAATGCTTTCCCTTTTCTTATCTTCTATGAATATTGTTAGAGAAAAAGAAATGGGAACCTTGGAACAAATCAATGTTACCCCTATTAAAAAGCATCAATTTATCATTGGTAAACTTTTCCCTTTTTGGGTATTAGGGTTAGTAATACTGACTGTAGGCTTAATCATTGCCAAGCTTGTTTTTAGCGTCCCTATGCTTGGAAACTTAGGTTTAGTATATCTATTTACTTCGGTGTATTTATTAGTTATTCTGGGTATTGGTTTGTTCATCTCAAATCATACTGAAACCCAACAGCAAGCTATGTTTATCGCTTGGTTTTTTACAGTGATTTTTATTTTAATGAGTGGTTTATTTACCCCTATTGAAAGTATGCCCGATTGGGCCCAGAAAATCACACTTTTCAACCCAATTAAATATTTTGTTGAAATTATAAGAATGGTACTTCTCAAAGGAGCTACTTTTTCGGATATAGCCAGACCGTTTACTATCATTGGCTTTTATGCCATAGTAATAAATGGAGTTGCCGTTTGGAGTTATAAAAAAGTTAATTAA
- a CDS encoding ABC transporter permease → MKRFIGFVTKEFYHIFRDKRSMFILFGMPIVQIMLFGFAITNEINNVNIAILDKSKDTETQKIINKISASKYFNIEKEISNESQIEAIFKQGKVKAVLVFEKNFIKTLQTQKQAKVQVITDATDPNIANTITNYVNAILQNHTQEINKANRPSYQIQTQTQMYYNPELKSVFGFVPGVMTIILMLVSAMMTSISITREKELGTMEVLLVSPIKPFQVIIGKVFPYIFLSIINAAVILLLGVFVFRMPIEGSLLLLALESILFIITALSLGILISTLSNSQQTAMMISLMGLMLPVIILSGFIFPISSMPLPLQVISNIIPAKWFIIIIKAIMLKGVTFSIIWKETLILFGMTVFFIVLSIKKYKIRLE, encoded by the coding sequence ATGAAAAGATTTATTGGATTTGTAACAAAAGAATTCTATCACATATTTCGTGATAAACGTTCTATGTTTATTCTTTTTGGAATGCCAATAGTTCAAATTATGTTGTTTGGCTTTGCCATTACTAACGAAATAAACAATGTGAATATTGCAATTTTGGACAAATCCAAAGATACTGAAACACAGAAAATAATCAACAAAATCAGTGCTTCCAAATATTTTAATATCGAAAAGGAAATTTCCAATGAATCCCAAATTGAAGCTATTTTTAAACAAGGAAAAGTAAAGGCTGTATTGGTTTTCGAAAAGAATTTCATTAAAACGCTACAAACCCAAAAACAGGCAAAAGTTCAGGTAATTACTGATGCAACCGATCCCAATATTGCCAATACCATTACTAATTATGTGAATGCAATTTTGCAAAATCACACGCAAGAAATCAATAAAGCGAACAGACCAAGTTACCAAATACAAACCCAAACACAAATGTATTATAACCCAGAGTTGAAGAGTGTTTTTGGCTTTGTTCCTGGTGTAATGACAATCATATTAATGTTGGTTTCAGCTATGATGACTTCGATATCAATAACGAGAGAAAAAGAACTTGGCACTATGGAAGTCCTTTTAGTATCTCCCATAAAACCTTTTCAAGTAATCATAGGGAAAGTGTTTCCTTATATATTCTTATCTATTATAAACGCTGCTGTGATTCTGTTATTAGGCGTTTTTGTATTTAGAATGCCTATCGAAGGAAGTTTGCTATTATTAGCATTAGAAAGCATCTTATTTATCATCACGGCACTTTCATTAGGAATATTAATTTCTACATTATCAAATTCTCAACAAACGGCAATGATGATTTCCTTAATGGGGTTAATGCTACCGGTAATTATTCTTTCGGGATTTATCTTCCCTATTTCCAGTATGCCGCTCCCATTACAAGTCATAAGCAATATCATTCCGGCAAAGTGGTTTATCATCATAATCAAAGCCATTATGCTTAAAGGAGTAACTTTTAGTATCATTTGGAAAGAAACATTAATTCTATTTGGGATGACCGTGTTTTTCATTGTATTAAGCATTAAAAAATACAAGATTAGACTGGAGTAA